Within Vanessa atalanta chromosome 11, ilVanAtal1.2, whole genome shotgun sequence, the genomic segment GGTTCTTGAATTTCTATTCTTCGTAACCGCTTAAAGGATTGAAGTTCACTTTCTCCGAACAATGCAATTGGATGTCCCCTTTCTCTTAATCTTTTAATTACTTCAAATCTTGGCAGGGATACACTTTCTGTATGTTCCTTTTCATTTTCTACCTTATTGACTGAAATTATACATTCATATCTTGAGAATTGGTTTCATTAGGTGTGaaggttataaattaaaatatgatctcagtatattatattgttgattctttgttttgtataaaagcaaataaattaaaaactattcataCACAATGATGAATTTCAAGAATTTCATgtatagacaatatttttttttattataatattttattctttaaaaacaaaattaaatcaaaataagagctattatttaaatttactctaGGTGCAGTTActtaaaatgttaatgattCTGTATATAGTACTACTTGGGAagctatataaaaatgataagtaGTTTTAGTTCATATTGCTTCAAAACATCTAAATTTGTACAAACAATTAACAACTAAAAAAGTAACCATTTGATACGATTCAGgtatttttagttttgattgaaattaatatGCTCATATAGAATTCTTAACTAAAGCTTACTAATATTGAATAAGATATATGTTTTTAGATAATGATCAGACTGTACTTGGCAGATGATACTAAAGTTTTGACAAGTAACACAATTTTTCTGTGATTAATGTGTATTTGTATGGTAAAAGGTTATAAAATACTCtactaaaaatacaaagtaatatatGTAGTTGTCCATACCTTTTTCAACATCCTTTTTTTCCTCTCTCTCATCAGCTTCAGTGTTATTTGAATGATACTTTTTAAAGTATTCTTCCTGTTCCTTAGCTAGAAGATCAccccttttaaaatatttctttgttggattctataattaataaaaaaaatgtattatgtccaataaacatataagatacatcaaaattatcatttgtaatgcacataccaaaatatttttttcttctagaAGTTTCCGTTTTTTAGCAATTTCTGCTTTAAGAATATCCATAATCGGTCCAcaaaatatagcaataaaaaagtCTGGTACTTATATTATGGCcagatagatatatattttcaactttaGCCTTTGAATGAAtttgatttttgtatatatacagattgctattgtttattttcgtcaagaatataatacaaaatgaataCAGTAGCAaacaaagtttttgtttttgttgaaattacAGCATCAATATATGAATTATGAAGCGTACTAGTAGCAACTGTCAGATGAGAATTATGACAGTTATCTTGACATATCGAGACAACCATAAAACAGAATGTCGGAGCGAAAAAATGTTGGCTTGCAATTTTAACATTGTGCATAATGGCAAGAGCtaaatggtttaatttttaaattacgtctTAAACCCATTAGATAAAAATTGCTTTCCCCggaaaaggttaaaaaaaaatagtattcttCTGCGTTGAAGGTAAGACTACTAAAAAGttctaaataagaaataaaaatatataaatgatttttactaTTAGACTACTCTCAATACTATCAATTTCAATATCGCCAAGAAGTTCCACTTTCTATCTCAGATTtccattaattaattgattatttatacaatttcttGAAGCCTCGCCTGGGAAACAACAGATAACAGCTCGTAGttactttctttaatttttataaatatccctgtttattatattagtctattccttttattatctgtaaactTTTGACACtagatataatttacataatttatttaagcttaCCTCCACTACACCACAGTAGGCTTAGCGGTAGTTATAAATTATCTGCCCTACCGCTCTTTCCGCAATGTGCCTCATTTTCAAGTCAAGTCATTTTCTTAGTAAACTAGGCTTTGAAAAATAATGTCCGTTACTTTTACTGGACAAATTCCAACCTGGAATATTCTTACAACGGGACAAGTTATCTGCTATTCCATTCAGACAACCCGGTAAATGTTGTAATACTAAATTTATCTAGTAAGCGTTGGCCATTTTTAAGATCAGGGTCATTCCAACAGAGTTTGAAATTTGCCCCTCTTTCTTTTTAGGTAAGAGAGCGCAGTGAGATTGTCTGATTggattaataaagttttatttttcagcGAATTGAGTTTTAACGACATGGGTTCGTAAACAGCATGAAACTCTTTGTGAGATAAGGAGTGTCATTACATTTGCTTTCACGCCTGTGTTCCTAATAATCTGTCGTCATTCTAGATCGCGCCCAACCATGATCTGCAGCATCCGTTATCAGGTAATTTGCAATTTGTGGACTATGGATGAGTGAATTTTGGTGAATTACTTTCTTCCACCAGAGCAGTTCTGAGAGTATCACTCTTGGAATCTGGTATATCTCGCAGTTGATTGCAGTATGTTTGAATTTGATGAGAGTGCAGCCTGCCAAAGTGAATCACAAACAACGCAAAATCTTAAGGAAACGCGAAGTCATAAGGAAATCGTCTAAGAAAATGCTTATTTTAATGTCCTTCAATCTAAACTATTCAGCTATTCAATAGGTTAGTGAAGCAAACACTTTTGGTGCACATGAGAGGTCAATGGGAAGACAAGTAATTTGGATGATATTTCCTTCATATATTATCTTTAGTAAAAGTGAACGTTCATTTACGTTTGTTTGTTCGTTCACAAGTATGTTTAGGTTAGATTTATTTTTGCGATCCGTTTCCCAGGTTGAAAGAAACTCGGTACACGGATATGAGATAAAATGTGAAATTTCATCGGTTGAATGCATTCGTTGAATCTCTCCTGGTTAACCTGGTTTGGTTTTGGCCtagaaatcgttttttttttctttttgtaggAAATCTAGACTATCTTCTACCCGGACGAGGTAAGGGAGCATAATAGAGATATAAATAGAGAGCATAAGCTTTGTACAATaactaagtatttttatttcaattaggtgataaaataaatttaacagaataaaatatattttataggacAGTAACAATgagaagtaaaatattttgaaaaagtatttcataaatGGGCacctttttttcttttgatgAACATAAATATATCTGATTTTCTTGGGGATCCTTCTTTATTAAGATGTAAGCGGTAACTAACACTCAAAATGCCTGTTCACAAAACAAAATTCCAAAGCAATTCGTATACTGTACAGACGATAAAGTTATGGAATACCCCTAccgatagatttaaaaaaaagctccATCAATTTCAGCTTTTAAAAAAGCCGTAAAAAActattacctaaataataatttagacgacttcaattaatttcctttatataaaatttttagtatcttaaatatgtattagtgtataatagagatatatgttatatatatatatgtatatatgtagtaagtataagtattagtgtgtaaatatttgtatgtaagtttatgacTGCACCGCTTAAGACGATGGTTTTAAAAATTCTCTCTCAgtttgggttgtctggaagagatagctaattagccataagtccgcccattgtacaacactttttagtttttaagttttttattttactaattttgttttacttttatttctgtgggtttcgttttgtttgtgtcgtacaataaagtatattttaatttcaattcaatatatcttattatgaCTGCCCCAAGGCTACACTCTCTGCCCCTTTCGCTTTCCCCGAAATTGGGCTCTGATTACGgtcataattgaaatttatttttaaatatttttaattaaatataaaatgtttacacttTCATACTGATTATCAAAACTCTACCATCATTCTATTGAGTAACTAATCAGAGCTCCCTAGGCCATCGGCTAATTTGCCTATAACAAAACTGACCAAGGCAGACTAATTCTAAGTAATATATAGGCACTAAACAATCTTTGACGGGTTttgaaattacatattaatgtaCATTCATCTGTGATGAAAATTTAGGTAAATTTCTTTCACAGTGCGCCTTTAGTTTAAGCGCACCATCTTTAGTATCTTTTGTAGGTTGAGTAATGTGCGATgttttaactaacatgacttatAGTGATAACGATAATTTACTGAATAAAATTATcatctattttattaacaacacGAAGAGTTTAAAATCACAAAGAACcagtatttgataaaataaatctataaattataaagatataaaatttcaagtgaattctttttttattttttaaagcgagaaacagaaaaataataattttcaatgatgtataaattttacgtgttttgttttaaataactcgATGGACATTGTAGACAACTCGTATAACGCCTAAGGCAGCATGCAAGACTGAAGATAATCTTTAGTTACGTATTTTCAATAGGAAATTTTGGAAGAAACTAACTACTCAttatacttggtgatagggcattgtgcaagtcctcgggtaccacccactcaaggTATATTCATGAGACATGACAtgacatctaagttcccaaggttagtggtgaATTGGCAATGTAAAGAATGCTTTTTTTTGGCATCATTGTCTGAGGGCAGTGACCaaactacttaccatcagatggaaaTCATTTGCTCGTCTACTTACCTATATcaaaaaaaaggtatattagCAGAACAAAACGCATACCTtccttatttttaagaaatggAACAAAGTCGCAAGACTAGATTAGTTTTTCGGAAATTATGCTTCTAggtgatttattttatcagtttaatatcaaataattgtaCTGCAATAATCAGATAAAAGCTGAGATTTAGGCAAGATTTTTAAGATAtcgaataaattgaaatataatgaatttgtaattgcttaaataatcaaaacagtCGTGTAAACAATATTGTTAAGTGAAAatgtatggaatatttttacttattttctgttttttctTGTTCGCAGAAGGTAaagttattatctttattacaaGGACTTACATGTACGTGTCGGCTTGTTTACgacttttttttactattgcAGGAAAATTGCGAGTAGTGGGTGGTTCGAAAGCTCCTCCAGAATTTGGGAAATTCAGTGTATCGCTTCAAAATATTACAGGACATCATGTCTGTGGTGGTGCTATTATTTCACATAGGCATTTGGCCACAGCTGCACACTGCGTATACAGGTAAGTCACAGATGCACCACAGTCCAAAAGTAATATTGCTATGTctgatttttaaatgtatcctATTTCAGAGCTgatgcaaaatatataaaagttgtaGTTGGAACTACTGATTTGGATTATAAAGGATTAAAATACAACGTAGAATCAATACACATTCATGATTGTTATAACTACACCCTCAAATTAAACGATATAGCAGTTTTAAGAATAAATGGGTTATTTGATTTACGAAAAGTAGAGATGATTAGActagatgaaaataatttaaaagagggAGAAATTGTTCAGTTAACAGGTTTCGGAGCTCAAAAGGTATCGTACACTTGGGAAAGtaacaaagttttacatacatatatatttaaaaaaattgatctgAAATTTGTTAAACAGCCTCACGGAGAATCAAGCCGGAAAATGCACGCCCTGAATTTGACAGTATTCGATCAGAGTATTTGTCAATACGCCATGCGTTACACGCGAAAAGTTTACGGCAGTATGTTTTGCACATTTACAAAAATTGGCCAAGGAACATGTcatgtaagttttttattataaagttttcaatGCTTTGAAAAATCTTCATTTgtcagtatttaataattaacttcaGTGATATAAAATAAGGCAAAGAGCGATACATTCCATAACGGTTAGTGGTTATATCATTGAAGAATCTAGATTAAGATAAGagattaacatataatattaccatacattataaataatgtgaGACTGAAGTTGCTATAGtctctatataattatagtcaCAGAAATATAGTTCTACGCGATTAAGAAGAAAATTTCACGATGTATGTACTTACTAATAACGTGCCTGCTACGAAATTACGTGCTAAGAATTAAATATCTGATATAGTATTTCATTATACGTTCAGACATTTTAATATGCGTCCTATcgaattatttttgaagtttcaCTTCTTTtggttatgaataaattatgagCATGAACTTTTGTAATGCCAGCGCAAAGGGTGACATGCAAACTACATGATGAAGTTGTTCTCTAAAATCTCCAATAAAGTGATCAGTTACTCGAAATAGAaacttcacaccttattttacaaagtttatcttattactatatttttatgaaaaagagtagaaattacatttatcatcataatacttattataattatttagtaccgtacaattaaaaactatttttaataagtacacacattcatccttttttatttgaaattatttttattggccTACGAATAGGAAATAATCTGAACGTACAGTATAGACTATCAAAAGTCGGTACGTGACTGCATCTATTGATTAGTTATTAagtatcatcatcatcgtcatcctcctgtccttatcccaattttatttgggatctctgtctgacgtcatctcacaagtatcATTCTTTCTATCCTTATCTTGTATCTATCCTtatattgtctttcacacaaACAAAGTGTATAAAAGTATTACAACTTGTGtcgcagaactatcgatagtatcaatagctctccgtgagcaatactattgataacggcgatactatcgatagtatcgctagctttctgtaagcaatactattggtaggagcgatactattgatactatcaaTACTCTCGCTAACACCTTAATTATCTATATACTATCGATTTtgtatcgatagtggactatcgatatgcaacactaatttcaacaatacaatttatatttctagGGAGATTCCGGAGGACCCCTAACCAAGGATAATAAACTTGTCGGAATAGTTTCATGGGGGATACCTTGTGCTGTTGGTTTTCCAGACGTTCATACAAGAATATCACAACACGTTCAATGGATTCGTAAAATCATAGATAAAAAAGTTTGTAGTTATTGCAATTTCGTAAAAACAAATCTacctcataaataaatataaggacagatttgaatattttatattgatgttaggtgtagtaataaaaatatttttcctttttaatcatgtaagcatttaatatttatattagtatcgtTATTCCTATTAAGACATGCTTTTTTTAAAATCCTTTAATCTGTTTAGGTTaacctgtaaaaaaaatagaagctAAATGTcgcttttaaaacaaaagttaattttgcctcaatgtaagaataaaataaataccgtaTAAGTAAGATTATTATTCGGTATTTCCATGATAATTCCCATAACAGGTCGACCATGTGCGCATTGAAAAGGAGTCTTGCAATTTGCGAGAGCACCGATCATATTAACACAGTCATCTTTAGACAACTGATCACCAAACTTAATGGCATATCTGCAAGCCTAATTAATAAAAGCTGTatattgacgattcaataatatatgtaagatCAATAGTCTACTGCTAACTATTAAAAGGTATAATTGGCGCGCTATGAGAATGAGATGGATTTGTGTCAAAGGACTTACATTTATAGAAAATAGTAATTCTCGAGGAAAGGAACATCAGTAaagaatttctaaaaaaattcaattttgaaaaggaGAATAAAAATTAGCAGAGTATGTTCAACTGCGTGTATTATTTTCGTGTAATtgacttttataatatacacctctctttctaatttaattataatcttatcGGTAAAATGATTGTTCTATCATCAAATCGCTAAAATAATGCGATAGTAAATAATGCGCGAAAATCTACTCTAACACAGAACTAATAACGTCCCGCAGGTTATTAATGCGTAACGTTACTACTTGTTTGCTATCCGGACGCTACCGCTTCCGTGACCAGACCGCGCTTGTCATTTCCAAAAATTTGGATGGTCCCAATCTGATAGCGCACTGATTATATATACAACTATTTTAGTAAGTTTTACTTTTAaggtttgaattaattatataaacacatttattgttacttattaaatattacatgttctaatttttatttttttttgcacgaTAATTTAACTCTTTTTGTCCTCATTTTCGTAATCCGATGGGTCGTCAATTCGGACATAATCCAAAAGTTTAAGGTACAACCGTACAAGTCACGGCTTTCCCATGTTAAGTATGCACGATAATGTAAAAGCTGTACATATCTTAACACAgggttgctactgagaatttaatGGCATAATAATCCAATAACATCGCTCGGCATTGGCAGCTTTATACACCCTAACAATACAGTCATATTTTCCAATAATATGACTAAAAAACCAAATATTTGTCACCATTGGGTTACGTATTGTATGTACTAACCTCACTAAAAATAAGTTCCATTATACACTTTGGGTATGAAGAAACATTACCTCTGCTTGATTGTATTAAATCAATCTGTTCAGAGATAAGCTTTTTGATAGCTGTGAAAACAATTTCCGCCTGAAACGTGTACATTTTAATCAAGTAAGAGAACGATTGAAAGGAGCCTGTATTTcttaaatttcttattaattttttattaattattgacaaaGAAGATGACACTAATTAGGCCTGGAACGTTAAAAGTTAAACTGGTGACTGTTCTTGGCTATCCTTACCTTTCTAGGATTTTTACCTAAAATCGCTTCCGGCACAGCATGAATTAATACATGCTTTTCGGCGAATGTCCATTGTAATCCAAATTGAgtaaatttgtctttataattgtaaagataaaaataatcatcatgACTAAGTTTCAATTGAAATTTCTCGAAGGCGACGCTTTTCCATTTGCTTCCGTCGAAATAATCTAGGCATGTAAACATTTgtaaatcaatgaaataaaatattttatatacaagtatattttGCATTTCAAGCTAGAATTGATGGGCTTTCATTAAGAAAATCGCAAGCAGAAACCTAGGGTACCTGATAAGTTCCTTTCAAGTCTTACTCTCTCATCTACAGCATGTTGatcaaataaagttaaaaaatgggATGATTTTCCACCGCTAGAATATCGACTTTGCATTCTAGCGGCTATAAATTTCTTATCTACTTGTCCCAATATCTGGAACCGAGAGAGTTGATTGCTTATTTAGctcacttttaaataaatatagaggtATGTGAGATTGTGCTTACTTGGGCTTGCTGCAATGACTcagaactaaatattaaatctgCATTATCTTTGTTGATTCTGTCATTCACTTTATTCAGGTCCTTAGAAACAATGTCTTTGACATTTTTAACACGTGgttcaaatatttcaaatttatcgtGAACATCTTCTGCAAAATGATTGTAAATAGCCTAAAAAATAATCACTATCAGtcagtatttaagaaaaacagtaAACGaaaaaatcgtttataaatCTTACGTCTTCATAATATTCTTCGTCATCattataaacagtatttttttttaattttccctcGAAAATTTGAGACATACctaaaataaagttatgttaAGTACCTTATgaatttattgtgatatttttattataatgaaattgatTCCCATCGTTTAATTTCTAAATACCTTTGGGTACAAAACGATGACGACTTGATAGTTTAAAATCCTTTTTATAAGCCTGACTATTGAATATTGGCAGTGAAggttgtttattatttagtttaccGTCATACCCTACTATATTTGATACATTCCTTTGTTCACCGTTTAATGTTAATTGATCGTTTTGATCTTTATCATTGAGAATATTGACAAATTCATTTCTTCCATCATCGTCAAAATTAAATcgagtacaattattattatgtttcgttattaaatttattttctcataATCAAAAAAACTATTGTCAAATTCGTGTTCAATATCTCTCATTTCAGTACTATTTAATACAGCTTCACAAAATTTTAAAGGTTCTATTTCTTCACTGTTTTGCGACTTAGGTGTAAAAATTGATGCTTCGTTTTCAAGTCGTGTTAATTCTTTACACGGTACAGTATCCTCAATtgaagttgatttatttatgatatgattacttaaacttaaattaGTTGTCATTTTTACTGAGTATGTTTTATTAACTCCATCATTGGCACTATATaatgaattcaaaatattgaTCGTGAAAGTATTTTCAAAGTTCAAATTCGTATTATTCAAcgacattttattaattgtgctatttttaatattatgagaaTTGTCAGATTCACTATACGTAAGGTTATTTTGTctcattaagtttttataatgaagtttatagccattgtaataattattacattccgTTAAAATtgcagattttaataattttaatttgtccgCATAAGCACTTGGACATAAAATTGGGTTCCGGTgggataaatatttatgtgatttgcgaatagaacattttttaattattcttctaTTGTTATGGCTGTTAAAAGTGGAGACAATTTTTTTGCCTGAAAAAAATAACTGAGTCACATATTGTTATATTAGTCTAATAGTGATTCAGGCTTATTTTCAGAAATAACTCAAAACACTTATAGCTGAtgctgaataaataaaaatgacaaatgacataatctgtgccctatggcacaaataaaagccattacactaagaattgaattgaattgacaAATGACACTTGAATGTAGTTATAGTCTATGAATATGAATGACTTTGACATATCCTcacttgtttataatttacgaaCTAATTAAAACTAAGCTTTTAACCATGCAACTAAAACTAAGCCATattattctgaaaaaaatatatacacgagCTCATGTTATATGTAAACTTCTTACAGGAGTCGATAGTTTCTTCAATAACATTGTTTTGagtatctgtaaatatattgatgggatttttttcttgattctcattagtttttaataaatcatacgTTGTTTTAACTTGTTTGGTCCTTGAATGTTCTACAATTTTAGATTTGATATGcttatattttgcttttttcTCTCTCATTTCATTTTGACTATTTATATGAAAGTCTATGCATTGTTTTTCATTAggtttgtgtattttaatattattgaaatattttctatcaaGTATACTCTGAACTTCAAATGATAGCTTCTTACATCTCTTCTGAACAGTTTTTGTTTGCTCTTCAAACTTCTTCAAAAGAGGTTCATCAGAAGCATGtgatatagttattttttttggattacattttggttttgtatattttttttcttttcttaacagatttcttgtattattattgttttgactttttaaattggtttctGATTTATGTGACTCAAACAATTTaccatttttaagttttttgtcTCTTTCATTAATCATTAAAGACTGCTTAGTTTTCCCTAAactgttatatattgtttttttctctaaaatattttgtgcattatcattcattatattcttttttttaacacatctttttatgtttttacctaaaaagttactttgtttcaatattaagttatgttattttaaaaaaccttaaaattaaattaaggatACCTTTTATACCATTTTGTAGTTGTGTTATATTGGCTTTtctctcatttttatttaatattttctccaTAATTTCTTTGACTTTTTTTCTTgtgtcattattataatcttcaTTTATTTCTTCTCTAACAAATAATGGCTTTACTTTAATGTCTCCATAGTAAAAGttgattaattttgtaattaggcTATTAACTTCTTCacagtttttaaattcaacaaaagtttgtttttgattatagTTAAAATCATAATCATAGTTAGGacacgttataaaaataaagtaaattggaattttacaattaaaattatattcatctgtaaactatatttaaaaaaatataaaataaatgtaaaaagtaatgTATCAAAATTATGTAAGTAGAAGCATATTAAATGATTACCTTTACTTTTGTCTTGTTGAAGTTTTTCCTAGTCAAATTTTcatgaatttttaaatgtaggaatgtttttgaaataaatcttccatttaaaaaaacccATTGATACTTCTTCGATACCAAACAATCTTTACCAATGTATGCTTTCAccttatattgatttttttctacTTGTAGATCTTTTAAGTCATtcctatttatttcaaaaagagACCACAATGTCtggtatatatttctatttttatgaattttaaaaataatttcatttttagaaTCATCTCTGAGGCTAAATGAGACATTACAATGAGCCAACGATAGCTGTTCTAGAGTCAATTTGATattgtttaattcatttaataaatttatagattttctTTGAATATTAAGATTGTAAAGAAAGCCTGAGATTTCTACCTAAAATCGTTATTATGTCAATTATGTGTCAGCAAATAAACTAAGCAAAGTTTAAATGTAGATAGGTACATACAGTGGTTCCTTTAGATGGTCTTGAAGTTGTTAAAATAAGTTCTTCTACACTGCTTTTACGAAACTTCTTCATCCAGGTTTCTTGCGAGTCTTTAaattttgaagatatttttacaTGTTCAGAAACTTCTATAATACTTGCCAAAGAAATACCTTTATAcccatatttatttgatatacattttaGGGAAGTGGCATCTATGAATTTGCTTGTAACATATTTGTCTCCTAAAAGCCTAAAATTATCCTTAGTAATACCTATACCATTATCCAGCActtggatatatttattttc encodes:
- the LOC125067530 gene encoding DNA mismatch repair protein Mlh3-like; protein product: MTTNLSLSNHIINKSTSIEDTVPCKELTRLENEASIFTPKSQNSEEIEPLKFCEAVLNSTEMRDIEHEFDNSFFDYEKINLITKHNNNCTRFNFDDDGRNEFVNILNDKDQNDQLTLNGEQRNVSNIVGYDGMSQIFEGKLKKNTVYNDDEEYYEDAIYNHFAEDVHDKFEIFEPRVKNVKDIVSKDLNKVNDRINKDNADLIFSSESLQQAQILGQVDKKFIAARMQSRYSSGGKSSHFLTLFDQHAVDERVRLERNLSDYFDGSKWKSVAFEKFQLKLSHDDYFYLYNYKDKFTQFGLQWTFAEKHVLIHAVPEAILGKNPRKAEIVFTAIKKLISEQIDLIQSSRGNVSSYPKCIMELIFSEACRYAIKFGDQLSKDDCVNMIGALANCKTPFQCAHGRPVMGIIMEIPNNNLTYTVNLNRLKDFKKSMS
- the LOC125067529 gene encoding chymotrypsin-2-like, giving the protein MYGIFLLIFCFFLFAEGKLRVVGGSKAPPEFGKFSVSLQNITGHHVCGGAIISHRHLATAAHCVYRADAKYIKVVVGTTDLDYKGLKYNVESIHIHDCYNYTLKLNDIAVLRINGLFDLRKVEMIRLDENNLKEGEIVQLTGFGAQKPHGESSRKMHALNLTVFDQSICQYAMRYTRKVYGSMFCTFTKIGQGTCHGDSGGPLTKDNKLVGIVSWGIPCAVGFPDVHTRISQHVQWIRKIIDKKVCSYCNFVKTNLPHK